One window from the genome of Spiractinospora alimapuensis encodes:
- a CDS encoding primosomal protein N': MNPSPAGDDGTLFDVARTVAKEKKPRPRRPAPTSPVARVAVNTHLPHLDRLFDYWVPEELDDAAVPGCRVRVRFNGQAQTGFLIERGTDSEHPKGLAYLQGVVSSEVVLSPEVLELSRAVAERYAGTLTDVLRLAVPPRHARVEKEEVSTTAPAPAPEPADPSQWDVYDGGPELLAALERGESPRTVWDAAPGVGWPDAVAEAVAATLRSNRGALVVVPDGRDVATVDSALAERLGAGHHTSLVADLGPAERYRRWLATARGHARVVVGTRAAMFAPVHDLGLVVLWDDGDDTHSEPHAPYPHARTVLGLRAHQSGAAALIGGFSRTTDAQMLVRSGWATEARPIRSLLRRLAPRVRPAGDDAELERDPAARSARLPSLALRVAREALRTGPVLIQVPRRGYLNTMACDGCRTPARCGECHGPLALTDARAQPSCRWCGRLAVDWRCPHCGRGRLRAVSVGAQRTAEELGRAFPNYRVRTSGGGAILTDVDTRPELVVATPGAEPSPPEGYQAALLLDGWSLLGREDLRAGEETLRRWLSASALVRSAPDGGQVVVVADASLDTTQALVRWDPAGFADRELDERLELGFPPAVPFAAVSGAPDAVRAFLDSLDLPPSVDILGPVPTTRGGEEQERALIRAPRGSVWRLARTLRSAMVARAARRPTSQVNVRVDPSDIG, translated from the coding sequence GTGAACCCGTCCCCAGCCGGCGACGACGGTACCCTCTTCGACGTCGCGCGCACCGTGGCCAAGGAGAAGAAGCCGCGACCGCGCCGCCCCGCGCCCACGTCCCCCGTCGCCCGGGTCGCCGTCAACACCCACCTGCCCCACCTGGACCGCCTGTTCGACTACTGGGTTCCCGAGGAACTCGACGACGCCGCGGTTCCCGGGTGCCGGGTGCGGGTCCGGTTCAACGGCCAGGCCCAGACGGGATTCCTCATCGAACGGGGGACGGACTCCGAGCACCCCAAGGGCCTCGCCTACCTGCAGGGCGTCGTCTCCTCGGAGGTGGTGCTCAGCCCAGAGGTCCTCGAGCTCTCCCGCGCGGTCGCCGAACGGTACGCGGGCACCCTGACCGACGTTCTGCGCTTGGCGGTGCCTCCCCGGCACGCTCGGGTGGAGAAGGAGGAAGTCAGCACCACGGCCCCCGCGCCCGCCCCCGAACCGGCGGACCCCTCCCAATGGGACGTCTACGACGGCGGACCCGAGCTGCTCGCGGCACTGGAACGGGGCGAGTCACCACGCACCGTGTGGGACGCGGCCCCCGGAGTCGGGTGGCCCGACGCCGTGGCCGAAGCCGTCGCGGCGACGCTCCGCTCGAATCGAGGGGCGCTGGTCGTCGTTCCGGACGGACGGGACGTCGCGACCGTCGACTCCGCGCTGGCCGAACGGCTCGGCGCCGGTCACCACACCTCCCTGGTGGCAGACCTGGGCCCCGCCGAACGCTACCGACGCTGGCTGGCCACCGCGCGCGGGCACGCCCGTGTGGTGGTGGGCACACGGGCCGCGATGTTCGCCCCCGTCCACGACCTTGGTCTCGTCGTGCTGTGGGACGACGGCGACGACACCCACTCCGAACCCCACGCCCCCTACCCCCACGCGCGGACCGTGCTCGGCCTCCGCGCGCACCAGTCCGGGGCCGCGGCCCTCATCGGCGGGTTCTCGCGCACCACGGACGCGCAGATGCTCGTGCGTTCCGGGTGGGCCACCGAAGCGCGCCCCATACGGTCGCTGCTACGGCGGCTCGCCCCCAGAGTGCGTCCCGCCGGTGACGACGCGGAACTGGAGCGCGACCCGGCCGCGCGCTCGGCGCGCCTGCCCAGCCTGGCGCTGCGCGTCGCTCGGGAGGCGCTGCGCACGGGACCGGTCCTGATCCAGGTGCCGCGCCGCGGCTACCTCAACACGATGGCCTGCGACGGATGCCGTACCCCCGCCCGCTGCGGAGAATGCCACGGTCCGCTGGCCCTCACCGACGCCCGCGCGCAGCCGTCCTGCCGGTGGTGTGGCCGCCTCGCCGTGGACTGGCGGTGCCCGCACTGTGGACGGGGACGCCTACGCGCCGTGTCGGTGGGGGCTCAGCGCACCGCGGAGGAGCTGGGTCGCGCGTTCCCGAACTACCGGGTGCGAACCTCCGGCGGCGGCGCGATCCTCACTGACGTCGACACCCGCCCAGAACTCGTGGTCGCCACTCCCGGGGCCGAACCCTCGCCCCCGGAGGGCTACCAGGCGGCGCTGCTCCTGGACGGGTGGTCCCTGCTGGGCCGCGAGGACCTTCGGGCGGGCGAAGAGACCCTTCGACGGTGGCTGAGCGCCTCCGCGCTTGTCCGGTCCGCTCCCGACGGCGGACAGGTGGTCGTCGTGGCGGACGCGTCACTGGACACCACTCAGGCCCTGGTCCGTTGGGACCCCGCCGGATTCGCCGACCGGGAGCTCGACGAACGCCTGGAGCTCGGTTTCCCGCCCGCGGTCCCGTTCGCTGCCGTCAGCGGTGCCCCCGACGCGGTCCGCGCGTTCCTCGACTCCCTGGACCTCCCCCCGTCGGTCGACATCCTGGGCCCCGTCCCCACCACCCGCGGCGGCGAGGAGCAAGAACGCGCCCTGATCCGCGCGCCCCGCGGCAGCGTCTGGCGCCTGGCCCGCACCCTCCGCTCCGCCATGGTCGCCCGCGCCGCCCGCCGCCCGACCAGCCAGGTCAACGTACGCGTGGATCCGTCCGACATCGGATAG
- a CDS encoding acyl-CoA dehydrogenase family protein, with the protein MSQDSRPAAPDPRDFLGLESELSEEERAIGDAVADFAKRELEPHIAQWYEEGTIPEPRTLARAFGDLGLLGMHLEGYGCAGTSAVAYGIACRELEAVDSGIRSFVSVQGSLAMAAIHKYGSEEQRQQWLPGMASGELIGCFGLTEPDSGSDPGSMRTRARRDGTDWVIDGTKMWITNGSVADVAVVWAQTEDGVRGFLVPTTSPGFTTNVVHSKLSLRASITSELVLDGVRLPAEAQLPGAAGLGGPLSCLNEARYGILWGVVGAARSCYSSALDYATTREQFGRPIGGFQMTQAKLADMVIDVNHAGLTALRIGRLKDAGSCHHHHVSFGKLANVAAAQRVASAARSIHGANGITLEYPVLRHLLNLETVATYEGTAEIHALSIGQAVTGISAFR; encoded by the coding sequence GTGAGCCAGGATTCGCGTCCCGCAGCACCCGACCCACGTGACTTTCTCGGCCTGGAGTCAGAGCTCTCCGAAGAGGAGCGCGCGATCGGGGACGCCGTGGCGGACTTCGCCAAACGGGAGCTCGAGCCCCACATCGCGCAGTGGTACGAGGAGGGCACGATTCCCGAGCCGCGGACGCTCGCCCGGGCGTTCGGGGATCTGGGTCTGCTCGGCATGCACCTGGAGGGCTACGGGTGCGCCGGTACGAGCGCCGTCGCCTACGGGATCGCCTGTCGGGAGTTGGAGGCGGTCGACAGCGGGATCCGCAGCTTCGTGTCGGTCCAGGGCTCCCTGGCGATGGCGGCGATCCACAAGTACGGGTCGGAGGAGCAGCGGCAGCAGTGGCTGCCCGGGATGGCCAGTGGGGAACTGATCGGCTGCTTCGGTCTCACCGAACCGGACTCCGGCTCCGACCCGGGATCGATGCGTACGCGAGCGCGCCGTGACGGCACCGACTGGGTGATCGACGGCACCAAGATGTGGATCACCAACGGCTCGGTCGCCGACGTGGCGGTCGTGTGGGCACAGACCGAGGACGGGGTGCGCGGCTTCCTCGTACCGACCACGTCCCCGGGATTCACCACGAACGTGGTGCACTCGAAGTTGTCCCTGCGAGCCTCGATCACCTCCGAGCTCGTCCTCGACGGGGTGCGCCTGCCCGCCGAGGCCCAATTGCCCGGGGCCGCGGGACTGGGTGGCCCCCTGTCCTGCCTCAACGAGGCCCGGTACGGGATCCTCTGGGGCGTGGTGGGAGCCGCGCGTTCCTGCTACTCCTCCGCCCTGGACTACGCGACGACCCGCGAACAGTTCGGGCGGCCCATCGGCGGGTTCCAGATGACCCAGGCGAAGCTTGCCGACATGGTGATCGACGTGAACCACGCGGGACTCACCGCGCTGCGCATCGGTCGGCTGAAGGACGCCGGGTCGTGCCACCATCACCACGTAAGCTTCGGGAAGCTCGCCAACGTGGCCGCGGCGCAACGGGTGGCCTCGGCGGCACGGTCCATTCACGGCGCGAATGGCATCACACTGGAGTACCCGGTGCTGCGGCACCTGCTCAACCTGGAGACCGTGGCGACCTACGAGGGCACCGCGGAGATCCACGCGCTGAGCATCGGGCAGGCGGTGACGGGGATTTCCGCGTTCCGCTAG